In Deinococcus proteolyticus MRP, a single genomic region encodes these proteins:
- the ccmE gene encoding cytochrome c maturation protein CcmE produces the protein MTQPLNSPTPSASALPRARRRRRNPLPSILGGGALLTLAGVLAFGSLGQSLEYFKTPSEYQQAESQLQGRLLRLGGLVQNAKYDPQTLNLTFDLTDGSVTYPVHYTGAVSDMFKEGQGVIVRGRFGEAGGKADVFQATELIVKHSEEYRVPQNQADIDQLKVLLESGDSSKGAGQ, from the coding sequence GTGACCCAACCGCTGAATTCCCCCACGCCATCTGCTTCTGCGCTGCCGCGTGCCCGCCGCCGCCGCCGCAATCCTTTGCCGTCCATCCTGGGAGGCGGCGCCCTGCTGACCCTGGCCGGGGTACTGGCCTTCGGGTCGCTGGGTCAGAGCCTGGAATACTTCAAGACTCCCAGCGAGTACCAGCAGGCCGAGTCCCAGTTGCAGGGCCGGCTGCTGCGCCTGGGCGGCCTGGTACAGAATGCCAAGTACGACCCCCAGACCCTGAACCTGACGTTTGACCTGACCGACGGGAGCGTGACCTACCCGGTCCACTACACCGGCGCCGTGAGCGACATGTTCAAAGAAGGCCAGGGCGTCATCGTGCGTGGCCGCTTTGGCGAAGCCGGCGGCAAAGCGGACGTGTTCCAGGCCACCGAACTGATCGTCAAGCACTCCGAGGAGTACCGGGTGCCCCAGAACCAGGCCGACATCGACCAGCTCAAGGTGCTGCTGGAGTCGGGAGACAGCAGCAAGGGAGCCGGTCAGTAG
- the ccsA gene encoding cytochrome c biogenesis protein CcsA, producing the protein MTYTPVLSPPDRLTPLLGWATVLSLLVTVFLGLSAPPDQNQGVLVRLLFIHVPAAWVSYLAYFGTGLFGLLYLLKRNLGYDRLALASAELGVLFTVSTLVGGMLWAKPTWGAYWVWDARLTTTALSLVIYGGYLLIRSLIDDRDRRARVAAVIGLMGTLYVPVNYMAVEWWRGVHQTQTLKLLGSPDFAASPIYGWILVAGVLTFTLMYLYLLRVRARIAALADAREDYELMTDLPAHGGAHSQEVTRGAS; encoded by the coding sequence ATGACCTATACCCCTGTTCTTTCTCCACCCGACCGCCTCACCCCGCTACTGGGCTGGGCCACGGTGCTCAGCCTGCTGGTCACCGTTTTCCTGGGGCTCAGCGCACCGCCTGACCAGAATCAGGGCGTGCTGGTCCGGCTGCTCTTTATTCATGTGCCTGCGGCATGGGTCAGCTACCTGGCCTATTTCGGCACCGGGCTGTTCGGGCTGCTGTACCTGCTCAAGCGCAACCTGGGGTACGACCGGCTGGCGCTCGCTTCGGCCGAGCTGGGCGTGCTGTTCACGGTGTCCACGCTGGTCGGCGGCATGCTGTGGGCCAAGCCGACCTGGGGCGCCTACTGGGTGTGGGACGCCCGCCTGACCACCACCGCGCTGAGCCTGGTCATTTACGGCGGCTACCTGCTGATTCGCAGCCTGATAGACGACCGCGACCGCCGCGCCCGCGTGGCCGCCGTGATCGGCCTGATGGGCACCCTCTATGTGCCGGTCAACTACATGGCGGTGGAGTGGTGGCGCGGCGTACACCAGACCCAGACCCTGAAGCTCCTGGGCAGCCCTGACTTTGCCGCCTCGCCCATTTACGGCTGGATTCTGGTGGCCGGCGTCCTCACGTTTACGCTGATGTATCTGTATCTGCTGCGCGTGCGGGCCAGGATTGCTGCCCTGGCCGACGCCCGCGAAGACTACGAACTGATGACCGATCTGCCTGCCCACGGTGGAGCGCACAGTCAGGAGGTGACCCGTGGAGCATCCTGA
- a CDS encoding rhomboid family intramembrane serine protease, translating into MTRSPLRPRPSLSAPRSRGPRALPAALVTALLVALIWVQEFVDQLLPGLRLDNLGIWPRDSGSWWHIFTAPFLHGGWGHLIANTVPLATLAFMSAVRSVGRFLAATFIITAVGGGLIWLLARGGSVHLGASILIFGYFAYLLGVGWWERTPAAIGVAVIAAILYGGILWGVLPTDPRISFEGHLFGFVGGLVAAALLHRQRPPHRLA; encoded by the coding sequence ATGACCCGCTCACCGCTTCGGCCGCGCCCCTCTCTGTCTGCGCCTCGTTCCAGAGGACCCCGGGCACTGCCGGCCGCCCTGGTCACCGCACTGCTGGTGGCCCTGATCTGGGTGCAGGAGTTCGTGGACCAGTTGCTGCCGGGGCTGCGGCTGGACAACCTGGGCATCTGGCCGCGTGACTCGGGCAGCTGGTGGCATATCTTCACCGCCCCGTTTCTCCACGGCGGCTGGGGCCACCTGATAGCCAACACGGTGCCGCTGGCGACCCTGGCCTTTATGTCGGCGGTGCGCTCGGTAGGGCGGTTCCTGGCGGCCACCTTCATCATCACGGCGGTGGGCGGCGGCCTGATTTGGCTGCTGGCCCGTGGCGGCAGCGTGCACCTGGGCGCCAGCATCCTGATTTTCGGGTACTTCGCCTACCTGTTGGGCGTGGGCTGGTGGGAACGTACTCCGGCCGCCATCGGGGTGGCGGTGATTGCGGCAATTCTGTACGGCGGCATCCTCTGGGGTGTGCTGCCGACCGACCCGCGCATTTCCTTTGAGGGGCACCTGTTCGGCTTCGTCGGCGGGCTGGTGGCGGCGGCGCTGCTGCACCGGCAGCGCCCCCCACACCGCCTAGCCTAG
- a CDS encoding VOC family protein translates to MSTLPPPTSWTLDHLVFAAHDLSSGQAWLETKLGVHLQPGGQHPRFGTHNRLLGLSLPGAGKCYLEVIAVDPAAPAPAGPRWFELDTPAMQARLAERPRLIHWVAAVPTLTGHPLALPLERGAARWQLTAPPDGSLPGGGAEPSLIAWETPSPSTTLPPSGVTLRALELLGPQPQRLQHWTGSLQGVNITAQWADIPQLRATFQTPHGPLTLS, encoded by the coding sequence GCCGCCGCCCACCTCCTGGACCCTGGACCACCTGGTGTTCGCCGCTCACGACCTGAGCAGCGGACAGGCCTGGCTGGAAACGAAGTTGGGTGTCCACCTGCAGCCTGGCGGTCAGCACCCGCGCTTCGGGACGCACAACCGCCTGCTGGGCCTGAGCCTGCCCGGCGCGGGCAAGTGCTATCTGGAGGTGATTGCCGTGGACCCGGCCGCTCCGGCACCGGCTGGCCCACGCTGGTTCGAGCTGGACACACCCGCCATGCAGGCCCGGCTGGCAGAGCGTCCCCGCCTGATTCACTGGGTCGCGGCCGTCCCCACACTCACGGGCCACCCACTGGCCCTGCCACTGGAGCGCGGCGCAGCCCGCTGGCAGCTGACCGCCCCGCCGGACGGCTCGCTCCCGGGCGGCGGTGCAGAACCCAGCCTGATTGCCTGGGAGACACCTTCACCGTCAACCACCTTGCCGCCCAGCGGCGTGACCCTGCGGGCGCTGGAGTTGCTGGGGCCGCAGCCGCAGAGGCTGCAGCACTGGACCGGCAGCCTGCAGGGGGTCAACATCACGGCGCAGTGGGCCGACATTCCGCAGCTGCGGGCCACTTTCCAGACGCCGCACGGACCGCTCACGCTGAGCTAG